Within the Opitutaceae bacterium TAV5 genome, the region GACCGGGGCTGCTGGTGCGCGGCGAAGAGGCGTCGGGAATGGACAAGACATTGCCGGCGCTGGCGCGGTTGCTCGCTCCGTTGCCGGACCGGGCCTGGTTCAGGCGAGGCGGGGGATGCGATTTCGAGGTGTTCCTGACGACGAAGAACTGGTTTTCAGGCTGGCTGGCGGAAGCATTCAGGGTGTGGCGCGCGCGGATGCCCGACCTGGAAGCAGCGCATCCGGCGGATCCGCGGGTGGACGCAGCGCGCCGATGGATTGAAGCCCGGTCGATGGAGGAGGAGGTGGATATGCGCGAGGCCGCGAAAGTGGCAGGGGTGAGTTTCGTCCACCTGAACCGGCTTTTCATGAGGCATCACCACCAGACGGCACATGAGTTTCTTCGGTATCTGAGAATTCGTTACGCGAGGAGGCGGTTGCTGGATCCGGCGATACAGATCAAGGCCGTGGCGCACGAAATGGGGTTCCGGGATCTGTCAACATTTTCGATCTGGTTCCGTCGCGCGGAACAGATTTCACCGCGCGAGTATCGCCGACGGCTGGGGTGGGGTTCGCCGAGGGGCGGTGAGGCGGCGTGAGAGCACGACCATCGTATCACTGTTCCCGGTACCAACGGGGGTCGGTTTCGGGAATGAGGTCCTTGATGTTGGAGACGTGGCCATCGACAAAGAGGTAGTTGGCGGAGTTGCCGGGATGGCGCAACGATGTGATGTTGATGTCGGGCCGGAAGATATCGCTGTTGATGTCCATTTCCACGACAAGAAAGGTGCGGGCAGGTTCGGGGACGGCCTGGTGATAGTCCCAGGTTTTGGCGCCGGCAGCGAAGGCCTTGTCGATGCTGGCGTTGTAGCCATAGGGATTTTTGCGCCCGTCGCCGCCGGGGAGAGGGTTGTAGGTGTGATCGGGGCAAAGGAGCACGCCGTCGGAGCCGGGCCTGGGAGCGCTGCCCATGGTGTGGATGCCCAGGTAGGGACCGAGGATGAAGCGCCAGGAAGGGGTGGCGGGGCTGGAGGAGTAGCGGGGGGGAAATCTGCCTTTGTTCTCCCCGGCATAGGCGGTGAGGCCGATCCCGACCTGGCGGAGGTTGGATACGCATTGCGCGGAGCGCGCGCGCTGGCGGATGGTGCCGGTCACCGGGATGATGAGGGCGGCGAGAATCCCGATGATGGCGATGACGGTCAGCAGTTCGACCAGCGTGAAGGCGCTCCGGAGCATGCGGGGGCGAGCGGAGGATGGCGGGGGGAAAGCGAGCGAGGTTGTCATTTGTGTGTACGACGGGACCGAATGAAGAGGCCGATGGTCAAGGTGCCAAGCGCAAGGAACAGGGTCGCGGTGCACGGTTCGGGGATGCTGGTCCGGGTGAGGATGAGGTCGATGGCTCCTGAATTGTTGACGAATTGTCCGGCCCAGCCGGCGTTGCGGATCGTCCATCCGCTAACGTCGGTGTCGGCGGTGAGCCCGGTAACGATGCCGGTGTAAAGGCCGGCCTGCGCGCCGAGGTCGGTGACGAGAAAGGACTGGCCGGCGTCGAACAGCCATACGCCCCCCTGACGGGCAAGCGTGGAATGTTCGCCAGCCTCTCCGAGCGCGAGGGCGATGATGGAGCCGGAGGCGAGGGTGAGATCGCTGTCGATGGCCAAGGTTTCACCGGGACTGCCTGTACCGGCTATCAGGATACCGTTTTGCTGAACGTGGACGGCACGGTTGATAAGGCCACTGCCGCCGAGGCGGGCGTCGGCCGCGACGGTGATCGCCGCGCCGGCGGAAGCGAAAGCGGCGTTTATGAGAAGCACGCCTTCGCTGACGGTGGTGGCGCCGGCATAGGTGCTGCCTGTACCGGTGAAAATGACGGTGCCTGCGCCGGTTTTGGTGACGGCATCGGTGGCTCCGGTGGTGGTGCCGGTGAGGAGATTGCCCGAAAAGGTAACGGTGCCTCCGGCGACGGCCATGAGGTGCAGGGCCCGACCGGCTGCACCCGCGTCGCCAAGGGTGATGTCACCGGAAAAGACGGAGGCGTCGGCGGTGTTGCCTCCGAGCGTCACGCGACCTGCGCCGGTCGTGCTTTTGATCTGGATGGTGCGGCCAATCTCATGGGCACCGTCGACAAGGAGAGCGGAGTCCCGGACGCCGGTGGGGTTGCCGAGTTCAACGGCGCGCGTGGATTGGCCGAGCGCTCCGGCGGCGTTGTCGGGGGCATTGCTTTTGACGACAAGGGTGCCTTCGCGCACGGAGACCTGTCGGCTGAAGGTGTTGTTGCCGGAAAGCGTGGCGATGCCGGTAAAGCCGGCATCAAGAACGATCGCACCGGTGGTCGCACCGTTGCCGCTGATGACCCCGGAGAGGTTTACGTTGCCTGCGCCGGCGAGAACGATGCGGTTGCTGGAAAGCGCAATGTTGCCGGTGATATCCAGGGTACCGGCCTGGGCGTTGATGTAGTGGGAGCTGTTGGCAGCGGTAGCGCCGAGGATGAGGTTGGCCTGGATTGTTTGCGTGGCCGTGGTGTCATTGAAAATCGCAGCACCGGTTCCTGATGCGGTTGACTGGAGCGTGATCGACGCACCGGTTGCGGCGGCAAGAGTAATCGCGGGAGTGGCGTCGGCGCCGGTGAATGAAAGCCTGTTGATGCTCCAGGGCACATCCACGCGGGCGCTGGCAGATGAGGCGGGCGTGGTGGCATCGAAACGAATGTCGGCAGTGCCGTCGTTGGCCGGGGTGAGGTTGCCTTCCCAGTTGGCGGATGTGGACCAGTCGCTGTTGCCACCGGCGCCTGTCCATGTCCGGGCAGAAGCGCAGGGTGCCACTACGAGGGGGGCGATGATGCTGGCCAGGACGAAGAGACCGGAAACTGCGATACTGGCGGAGTGTCGCGAGGAGGGCATCGGGATTTGGGAAGACCGGTGGATGGTGTTCATGGGCGGTTTGTATGAGGTGATTTCCGCGCCTCCGTCCAAATGTCAGTCGCCGGGGAAACAGGTTAATCGGGGAGGCTGGAGTCAGGAGCTCAATTTGCCTGCAAGAACACAGGTAACAACACGAATGGATTTACGTTCCGAAACAAAACTTTGATTTTAATAACATGCGGCGATAGTCCGTTCATTCTCCTTCGCCATGCTTTCCGGTTGTTACGACCACCCGGTCCAAATGGACGGGGCCAGATCATTGCAGGGTGATTTCAAGGAAAACCGCATGGGGTAGGAAAACGCATGGGGTCAGAATCAACAAATTCATTATCATACTGTTACATTTCCAGCGGGGGACGCGACGAGGCGAAGCTCGCTCGACATTTCCTGACCGATTCTCTTCCTGAAAATCAGCAAACAACGGCCTGACCCCATTCGCCTGCCCGACCCCATTCGCCTGCCCCGACCCCGTTCGCCTGTCCCTCGAAAACTTTCGGCCCGTGGCCCCAAACCAGGGGATCGGCATGCAGAGTTAGAGTGCTATTTCTGGTCTTTTCTCATCAGTATGTTGGATATCAGGACTTTATGCGACGCATACGATCGCGCCGCAGGGGAGTAGGTAATGGCCTCCCCCACGGTCCGTTCTCAGGACAGCGTCGCATTTACCAGGTCAATACAACCCCAACACCCGCCACCAGGCCAGGCCCACCCCCATAAAAATCACCTGATTGATTACGCTGATGACAAATCCGGTTCGCCACCAGACGTTGGTGGGCACGTACCCGGCGCCGAACAGGATCGGGCCGCGCGCGTGGGTATATTGGGTCAGCGAGCAGTAGAAGCTGCTGGTAAAGGCCAGCATAAAGGCCATTGGTACCGCCGGGATGCCCAACTGAAGGCCGACTGCCAGGAATACCGCATACAGTGCGGCGATCTGCGCGTTGCCGCTGGCGAAAAAGTAATGGGTGTACATATAGGCGGCGTTTAGCAGCAGCAGCACCCATATCCAATGGGTGCCGGCCATCAAGTGGCCGATATTCGAGCCGATGACATTGCCGAACCAGGTGGTGAAGCCCAGGTCTTTCAGTTTGTTGGCCATCATCAGCAACGCGGCGAACCACACCAGGGTGTCCCAGGCGCCCTTTTCGCTTTTGATATCTTCCCAGGTCAATACGCCGGTCAGCAATAAGAACGACAGGCCGACAAACGATGCGGTGGTGGGATCGACGCCCAGGAATGAGCCAAAAATCCACAGCACCAGCAGCAGCAATACCGTGACCACCATCAGCCACTCCGATGTGCTCAGCGGACCCATTTTCGTCAGTTCGGCGTCGGCGAACTTAGGCGCGTCCGGGGTCTTTTTTATCTCCGGTCGCACCAGGAAATAAACACAGGGCGGCACCACGATAAGCGACACCAGGCAGGGAAGCAGCGCGGCGAGAAACCATCCGAACCAGGAGAGGTGGACGCCGACGTCGGCCGCCAGCTTCACCGCCAACAGGTTGCCGGTATAGGCGGTCATAAACAGCGCGGAGGTAATATCATTGACGTTGCCGATACAGACAATCAGGAAGGTGCCGATTTTACTGCGGGAAGCGTTATCGGGATGGGAATCAAAGCTGCGCGCCAGGGAATCGGCGATAGGGTAAATCACCCCGCCGCAGCGCGCGGTATTGCTCGGCATCGCCGGCGCCAGCAGCAAATCGGCGAACGCCAGGCCATACACCAGGCCGAGGGTGCGCTTTCCCAGCAGCCGGATCAGCATCAGCGCCAGCCGGCGCCCAAGGCCGGTTTTGATAAAACCGCGCGCTATCATAAAGGCCACGACGATAAGCCAAATCAGCGAACTGTTAAGTTCGCTGAGCGCGGTGACAATGGCGCCGTCGGCGGTCTTGTCACCGGCGGCATAGGTCAACGCAAAAATCGTGATGCTGATAATGCCTATGGCGCCAATGGGCAAGATGTTAGCCACAATGGCGATAATGGTGGCGACGAATATTACCGCTGAATGCCAGGCATGAATACTTAGCCCGGTGGGCGGGCCAAGCCGCCACAGCACCAAGCCAACCGTCAAAATAACCAGCAGCGGCAGCCAGCTCAGACCATAGGATGTTTTGATTTTCACCGGACCATTCCTTTGGTTAACGTTAGGGCTATGTCCCCGTCATACTTCACGTTGAAGGTGCATTGGCAATACTCGGCTCATTCATGAGCCTCGCCCCTTTGGGGCCGCTGCAACTCGAATTATTTAGGGTAGCCGATCCAGAGGGTCAGAAGCCGATCCAGAGGGTCAGGCCGTTGTTTGTTGATTTTTGAGTAGTTTGATGTGTCAGGTGATAGAACCTATCAATTCATTATAAGACTTTTACGTTCCCAACGGGGACATGATGAGGCGAAGTTCGCTCGACATTTCCTGACCGATTCTCTTCCTGAAAATCAGCAAACAACGGCCTGACCCCGTTCGCCTCTGTCGGGCGTGAGCCGGATGGAAATCTGGCGCCGGTCGAGAGGGTCGCGCTCGCGGCTGACCAGCCCCGACATCTCGAGCCGGGAGAGAGCTTCGGTGACCGTGGGCGGCCACATGGAAGCGAGGCTGGCGATACGCGTCGGATTCAGCGGCTGCCTGTCGCCATGCGCCGCCAGCACGGCCAGCAGCCTGAAGCCGCACTCGGTCAGTTGCTGGCGCAAGAGGCAATGCCGGAGAAAGGAGCGGATTTTCTGGGCAGAGACGAGCAGCGCGAGCAACGAGCGGCAGCGAAGTTTGCCGGCCCCCGAGCGCGCGGGGAGATGTTGGCCAAGGGCTTGCTGGAACGGATCGGTGGCAGGAATCATGGCAGAATCCGGAGTCGGTTGCGGATGTGAGTGAAAAGACGGTGTGCGCCGGTGAGACGGCTCGTTGGTGGCAGGCCCGCAGATTATCATCGAACCCGTCCGGACGGAATTACTTTGATCCTTGCATCTTGTTCGGTTCTTCCGAACAGATGAGAAAATGGAATTGCGACATCTCCGGTACTTCATCGCGGTGGCCGAGGAGCTGAATTTCCGCCGGGCGGCCGACAGGCTTCACGTCTCGCCTCCGACGCTCAGCGAACAGATCAGGGATCTGGAAGACGCCCTCGGTTCCCGCCTGCTGGAGCGCGACACCGCGCGCGTGCGACTCACCGGCCCGGGAGAAGTGGCGCTGGAAAGAGCGCGACGGGTGCTTGAAGCGACGGAGTCGCTGACGACGGCCACTCGCGAGGCGGCCGGGGGCAAACGCGGGGTGCTGCGTATCGGCAACACCTCGAAAATAGGTCACATGTTCCTGCCCGCCTGCCTGAACCTGTTTCGGGAAAAATATCCGGAGGTCGAGATTGTCCTGGCCGAAACCGGCATGGCCGAGCAGGAAATCTCGCGAAACAACGGCAACATCCAGCTCGCGTTCAGGATCACCAAGGGGACGGACGAACTGACCATGCCGGGGATACGGCAACTGGTCGTGTACCGCCAGCCCCTGGGCATGATCTCGAACTCGAGCCACCGGCTGGCCCGATGCCGGCGGGTCTCGCTCGACGATGTGTTCGGCGAACGGCTGCTTGCGATCGAGCTACCGGGAAACCCAAGCCATGCGAAATCCCTCACGGAAATTTTCCACGCCCGCGGATTCCGGAAATTTTCCATGCAAAAAGTGAACAGTTACGAGGCGTTCATCGCCCTGATCGCCGGCGGTCAGGGCGTATCCCTGGTCCCCAAAGGCACTCATCGGATTGCCTCGCACAATCTGGCGTGGAGGCCGCTCAGGGAAGATGGGGACGATCTGGTCACGCGCATGGCCGCCATCTGGCACGAGAAGGAGAATTCCCCGCTCGTCGCCAATTTCATATCTGTCATAAAGGATTGGATGCATGATCAGAATGTCCGGTCGGACAGACGCCGCAAGCGGACCGGACGGGCAGGCACAAACAGACAAGGTCGGGTTGTTGTTCGCTGATTGCGGGGCGGTTCCATTCGCCGAGTGGACAAGTTGATCAATCCGGAATCAGCCTGTCGTATTACCGGGGGAGACGGATCAGGCCAACCCGGATCAGATCCCCGGTCCAGATCTCCCTCCCGAAAATCAACCGGCAACGGCCTGGCCTCCCCGTCCGCTTGTCCCCGGTCATGGCTCCGGTTCGGCCACGCGTACCTCGCGCGTGGCGGTGAAGGTCCGCCCCGCCGGATCGATGGCGCGGACTTCCAACGCATGCACGCCCGCCGGGAGATCGGCGGGCAGGTAGCCTCTCCACAGGTGATGGCAGATCACCGGATCGGGCAGGCGCGGCTCGGCCGGGACGGCCGGCGTCTCGTTCTGCGCGAGAAAAAGCTGCGCGTAGGCGGGGTCCCACGCGAGCACGCGGAGCAGCGGCCGCCAGTCCCGCCCGCCTGCCCGCGCTTCGACCGTCCATCCGTCGTGCCCGTTAAAGACGTTGGCGTAAAACGAGACATAACCGGCGCCCCGCCGGGCCACGGCGGGCGCGTGCAGGCCGATCTGGCTCTCCGCCGGCCGGCGCGCCGGGCGGTAGTCGGCGCGCACCTCGACGCCGTCGAACGTCAGCTCGGCGTAGCCGGGCGGGGTGCCGTCCCACATCGTGGCCAGCGGCAGGCCCCCGGCATCGAGCGGCCCCGTCCAGAAAGAGCCGCCGGCGGCGGCCACGTTGTATTCATGGAGTGGATTCGCACCCTTCCATCCGTCGGCCGGACCGTAGAACACGTGCCGCTGGTAATGGGTGTGCCCCGAAAGCCACAAATGGTGCGGGCGGTCTTCCAGCAGCGCAAAGAGCCGGGCGCGGTCGGCGGAGCGAAACGTTTCGGACCGGGACGGGTCCGGATAAAACCAGGGGATGTGCATCATCAGCACGACGAGTTCGTCGCGCGGGGTGGCGCGCAGCAGGTTTTCGAGGAAGAGAAACTGATCCTCGCGCAGGCCGCCGATGACGCGGGGGCCGCCTTGCGGACGGACGTTGTCGAGCGCGACAAAGAGCGCGCGCCCGTAGTGGAAGGCGTAGGTCGCCGGCCCGTACGTCGCCTCGAAGGTCCGGGTCGAGGCGCGCCCGGCATCGCCGGCACCGGGGTCGAGATCGTGGTTGCCGTTGATGTTGTACCAGGGAATGCCCACGCGGCCCATGACCTCGTTGACCGGCCCGAAAAGCTCGGGGCGGTCGTTGACGATGTCGCCCAGCGTCACGCCGAAGGCAAAGTCCCGCGCGCCCTCCAGCCCGGCCACGAGCGAGCGCGCCAGGTAATCGACCTGCCGGAGCGAATCGACCTGCGGATCGGCGAAAACGAGCGCGCGGAAGGCGTCGGGTTCCTCGCGGCGCGTGAGCGGGAAATCGATCCCGCCGTCGGCGGCGGCCGCGCGACGGTGGAAGCGGGGCAGGTTGCGGGCATCGACGGGCGGACGCCAGTGGCGAGGCTTGATGACAAAAACCGTCGCCTCGGCGCCGGCGGCGGCCGGCTCCACGGTCAGTTCGTAGCGTCCGTCGTCGCCCGTGAGCGCGACCGTCACGCCGTCGGATACGCCCACGCCGGCCAGTCCGGGTTCGCCGGCGTCGCGCAGGCCGTTGGCGTTGCGATCGTCGAACACCACGCCGCCGACCCGGAACGACGCCGCGCCGGCCGGCGCAGCCAGGCAGCACAACGCGAGAAACCCGGGCCAGCATGACGGAAGCATGGCCGGGAAGAAGCACATCCCGGGCCGGTCAATTCGAGGCAATCACAGGGGGGCTGGAACCGGAACATCCTCTCGTTATCTTCTGTTCAATGCTCCGGTTTTGGCTCTGCCCGACCCGTGGTTTCACGTGCGGTCTGTCTGAGGTTATTCGTCGGTCACGCGTTCCGTGCTGCGGAGGTAGCGCACGTATTCGGAATCGGCGCCGAGCATGAGCGTGGTTTTCTCCCCCAGCGAGCGGCTGTAGCTTTCCAGGGTGCGGAAGAACGCAAAAAACTCCGGGTCCGTGCTGAAGGCTTCATTGTAAATGCGCGTGGCCTCGGCGTCGGCTTCGCCGCGGATCAGTTCGCCCCGGCGTTGCGCCTCGGAGCGCACCTGCGCGAGCAGGCGCTGGGTGTCGCCATCGATCTCGGCGGCACGGCCCTGGCCTTCGGAGCGGAATTGTTCCGCGATGCGCTGGCGCTCGGCGATCATGCGCTCGAACACCCGCTGCTGCACCGCCTCGACGTAGTCCACACGCTTGATGCGGATGTCGACCAGCTCAATGCCATATTCCGGCACCAGCTCCTGCGCTTTTTTGAGAATGGAGCGCACGATCTCCTCACGACCGGTGGACACCTTTTGCAGGAGAGTCTCCTCGTCGTCCTTGCCGGCCTGGGCGCGCTTGAGATCCTCCTTGGAAACCTCCCAGTCCCTGGACCGGACAATCTCGATGAGGTCGCTGGAGGAGATGTGGTCGCGCACGACAGAGTCGAGAATGTCGTTGAGCCGCATCGTCGCGCCGTGCTCGTTTTGCACGCGTTGCAGGAAGAGCAGCGGGTCGGCAATGCGCCAGCGGGCGGTGGTGTCCACGGAGATGAACTGTTCGCCGCGGGTCGGGATCTGGTTGGGATCGCCGCGCCAGGAGATCAGGCGCTTGTCGAAGCGGCGCACTTCCTGGACGAAGGGTTTCTTGAAATAGAGGCCGGGCCGGGTGACCGGGTCGCCCACGGGGGCGCCGAGTTGCACGACGATGGCCTGCTCGGATTCGTCGAGGGTGTAAACCGAGGCAAAGAGGACGATGACGGCGAGGAGCGCGACAAGCCCGAGTGGAATGAGCAAGGTGGTGGTGCGGTTCATCGTTTGGAGGCGGCGGGCTGGACGGGTCGGGGGAGGGCGGTCTCGCGAGTGAGGTTGAGCAGGGGTACGGGCGGCGTGTGGCCTTCCTGCATGATGTAGATCTGGCCGGCGCGAGGCAGGACGTTGTCGATCATTTCGAGATAGAGCCGGCGGCGGGTGATGTCCGGCGCCTGTTTGTATTCGGCGAGGATGGAGGTGAAGCGGCCGGCTTCGCCGCGGGCGCGGTTGACGCGCTCGGCCCGGTAGCCCTCGGCTTCGGCGATGATCTGGCGGGCTTCGCCCTCGGCGCGCGGGATGACCTGGTTGCGGCGTTTCTCCGCCTCGCTGATCAGGCGTTCGCGCTCCTGCTCGGCCTGGTTGACCTCGTTGAAGGCGGGCTTGACGAGCTCGGGCGGGGTGACGTCCTGCAACTCGATCGTGGTGATCTGCACGCCGATATCGAAGCTGTCGAGGAGCGCCTGCAATTCGACGCGGGCGGCGGCGGAGACCTGGACGCGTTTTTCGGTGAGCACGTCGCTGCCGAGGCTGTTGCCCACGATGCGGCGCATGACGGCTTCGGAGTTGTCGCGCAGGGTGGCGCGGGGATCGCGGGCGCGGTGGAGGAACTTGTCGGCATCGCTGATGCGGTACTGGACGACCCACTCGACATCGATGACCTTGAGGTCGCCGGTGAGCATGAGCGACTCGACGCGATGCACTTGGTCCTTGCGATAGTGGGTGCGGGCGTCGGTGCCGACCGAGCGGAAGCCGAACTCCTCCTTGAGGACGCGGGCGGTCGGGACGGGTTGGACGCGGTCGATGCCGAAGGGGAGCTTGAAGTGAATGCCCGGCTGGTTGATCGCGATGACGCGGCCGAAGCGTTTGACGACCGCTTCCTCCTCGGGCTGCACGATGTAGTAGCCGGTGAGTCCGGCGACCAGCAGGACGAGGATGACAGGAACGATGAAGAGTCGTCGTCCGTATCTTTGCACGAAGTCGAGCAGCGGATTGTCGCTGCCCTCCGAGGCCGGGTAAGGTCGGTTTGCCATCAAATGAATATTTCCTGAGCAGAAGGTTAACGTGTGGAACGGAAGCGCACCTTCGGGCAAGCGCGCCGCCCCTCCAAGCTTAACCGGCCCGGATCCGGACGATTTTTTCGAGCGGGCTCCCGGGGACAGGCCGGAATGCGGATGCGTCTGGATTGAATCCTGGCCGGCCATTGGCAGGAAGCGCCTCCGGGGCAGCGAAGCCTGTGTTCTCCCGATCTTGCACACGGGTCTCCAGGATCGCCCGGTTTTGCATTCGGGTTTTTTGGCCGTGGCAAGCTGGCGGATTGAGTTGCAGGACTATCCCAAACCGGACTGCCTGTCACTTTACACATGAGCACTGAAGACCCAGTATCCAGTCAACCCTGCCGGCCTGATCGCCTGCCGCTGGAAAAGCTCGACTGGGGAGAACTGGTCGGCCCGCTGGGCAAAGCCAATCGTGCCATCGCTCATTACGATGGCGTACTCCGCAATGTGCCCAATCCTGCGGTGCTACTCTCTCCGCTTACAGCCAACGAAGCAGTGCTGTCCTCAAAAATTGAAGGGACACAGGCCACCTTGCAGGAAGTATTGGAATTCGAAAGCGGTGAAGAAACCAAAGAACCGGCGCTGCGAGCCGATATTTTCGAGATCATCAACTACCGCAAGGCACTCCATGCTGCCCGTGAATTTCTGAAAGAAAAACCACTCCATCTGGGCACGTTGCTCAAGGCTCATGGCATCCTCCTGGACAGTGTGCGAGGCCACAACAAGGC harbors:
- a CDS encoding AraC family transcriptional regulator; the protein is MGNTTGNGKRLLLTPGAWEECHIRVVRIYQGMPLLDGRNMECSPEHLTAWLLHAGSVVVGTARASFRAVAGDWLFLPNGYRKQRFSRDADLTSLMFRLCWQDGRPLIDLRPGLLVRGEEASGMDKTLPALARLLAPLPDRAWFRRGGGCDFEVFLTTKNWFSGWLAEAFRVWRARMPDLEAAHPADPRVDAARRWIEARSMEEEVDMREAAKVAGVSFVHLNRLFMRHHHQTAHEFLRYLRIRYARRRLLDPAIQIKAVAHEMGFRDLSTFSIWFRRAEQISPREYRRRLGWGSPRGGEAA
- a CDS encoding calcineurin phosphoesterase, producing MCFFPAMLPSCWPGFLALCCLAAPAGAASFRVGGVVFDDRNANGLRDAGEPGLAGVGVSDGVTVALTGDDGRYELTVEPAAAGAEATVFVIKPRHWRPPVDARNLPRFHRRAAAADGGIDFPLTRREEPDAFRALVFADPQVDSLRQVDYLARSLVAGLEGARDFAFGVTLGDIVNDRPELFGPVNEVMGRVGIPWYNINGNHDLDPGAGDAGRASTRTFEATYGPATYAFHYGRALFVALDNVRPQGGPRVIGGLREDQFLFLENLLRATPRDELVVLMMHIPWFYPDPSRSETFRSADRARLFALLEDRPHHLWLSGHTHYQRHVFYGPADGWKGANPLHEYNVAAAGGSFWTGPLDAGGLPLATMWDGTPPGYAELTFDGVEVRADYRPARRPAESQIGLHAPAVARRGAGYVSFYANVFNGHDGWTVEARAGGRDWRPLLRVLAWDPAYAQLFLAQNETPAVPAEPRLPDPVICHHLWRGYLPADLPAGVHALEVRAIDPAGRTFTATREVRVAEPEP
- a CDS encoding autotransporter, with amino-acid sequence MPSSRHSASIAVSGLFVLASIIAPLVVAPCASARTWTGAGGNSDWSTSANWEGNLTPANDGTADIRFDATTPASSASARVDVPWSINRLSFTGADATPAITLAAATGASITLQSTASGTGAAIFNDTTATQTIQANLILGATAANSSHYINAQAGTLDITGNIALSSNRIVLAGAGNVNLSGVISGNGATTGAIVLDAGFTGIATLSGNNTFSRQVSVREGTLVVKSNAPDNAAGALGQSTRAVELGNPTGVRDSALLVDGAHEIGRTIQIKSTTGAGRVTLGGNTADASVFSGDITLGDAGAAGRALHLMAVAGGTVTFSGNLLTGTTTGATDAVTKTGAGTVIFTGTGSTYAGATTVSEGVLLINAAFASAGAAITVAADARLGGSGLINRAVHVQQNGILIAGTGSPGETLAIDSDLTLASGSIIALALGEAGEHSTLARQGGVWLFDAGQSFLVTDLGAQAGLYTGIVTGLTADTDVSGWTIRNAGWAGQFVNNSGAIDLILTRTSIPEPCTATLFLALGTLTIGLFIRSRRTHK
- a CDS encoding sodium:sulfate symporter, with the translated sequence MKIKTSYGLSWLPLLVILTVGLVLWRLGPPTGLSIHAWHSAVIFVATIIAIVANILPIGAIGIISITIFALTYAAGDKTADGAIVTALSELNSSLIWLIVVAFMIARGFIKTGLGRRLALMLIRLLGKRTLGLVYGLAFADLLLAPAMPSNTARCGGVIYPIADSLARSFDSHPDNASRSKIGTFLIVCIGNVNDITSALFMTAYTGNLLAVKLAADVGVHLSWFGWFLAALLPCLVSLIVVPPCVYFLVRPEIKKTPDAPKFADAELTKMGPLSTSEWLMVVTVLLLLVLWIFGSFLGVDPTTASFVGLSFLLLTGVLTWEDIKSEKGAWDTLVWFAALLMMANKLKDLGFTTWFGNVIGSNIGHLMAGTHWIWVLLLLNAAYMYTHYFFASGNAQIAALYAVFLAVGLQLGIPAVPMAFMLAFTSSFYCSLTQYTHARGPILFGAGYVPTNVWWRTGFVISVINQVIFMGVGLAWWRVLGLY
- a CDS encoding membrane protein; amino-acid sequence: MNRTTTLLIPLGLVALLAVIVLFASVYTLDESEQAIVVQLGAPVGDPVTRPGLYFKKPFVQEVRRFDKRLISWRGDPNQIPTRGEQFISVDTTARWRIADPLLFLQRVQNEHGATMRLNDILDSVVRDHISSSDLIEIVRSRDWEVSKEDLKRAQAGKDDEETLLQKVSTGREEIVRSILKKAQELVPEYGIELVDIRIKRVDYVEAVQQRVFERMIAERQRIAEQFRSEGQGRAAEIDGDTQRLLAQVRSEAQRRGELIRGEADAEATRIYNEAFSTDPEFFAFFRTLESYSRSLGEKTTLMLGADSEYVRYLRSTERVTDE
- a CDS encoding transcriptional regulator, which gives rise to MIPATDPFQQALGQHLPARSGAGKLRCRSLLALLVSAQKIRSFLRHCLLRQQLTECGFRLLAVLAAHGDRQPLNPTRIASLASMWPPTVTEALSRLEMSGLVSRERDPLDRRQISIRLTPDRGERGQAVVC
- a CDS encoding LysR family transcriptional regulator — protein: MELRHLRYFIAVAEELNFRRAADRLHVSPPTLSEQIRDLEDALGSRLLERDTARVRLTGPGEVALERARRVLEATESLTTATREAAGGKRGVLRIGNTSKIGHMFLPACLNLFREKYPEVEIVLAETGMAEQEISRNNGNIQLAFRITKGTDELTMPGIRQLVVYRQPLGMISNSSHRLARCRRVSLDDVFGERLLAIELPGNPSHAKSLTEIFHARGFRKFSMQKVNSYEAFIALIAGGQGVSLVPKGTHRIASHNLAWRPLREDGDDLVTRMAAIWHEKENSPLVANFISVIKDWMHDQNVRSDRRRKRTGRAGTNRQGRVVVR
- a CDS encoding membrane protein, which encodes MANRPYPASEGSDNPLLDFVQRYGRRLFIVPVILVLLVAGLTGYYIVQPEEEAVVKRFGRVIAINQPGIHFKLPFGIDRVQPVPTARVLKEEFGFRSVGTDARTHYRKDQVHRVESLMLTGDLKVIDVEWVVQYRISDADKFLHRARDPRATLRDNSEAVMRRIVGNSLGSDVLTEKRVQVSAAARVELQALLDSFDIGVQITTIELQDVTPPELVKPAFNEVNQAEQERERLISEAEKRRNQVIPRAEGEARQIIAEAEGYRAERVNRARGEAGRFTSILAEYKQAPDITRRRLYLEMIDNVLPRAGQIYIMQEGHTPPVPLLNLTRETALPRPVQPAASKR